A window from Topomyia yanbarensis strain Yona2022 unplaced genomic scaffold, ASM3024719v1 HiC_scaffold_487, whole genome shotgun sequence encodes these proteins:
- the LOC131695633 gene encoding sodium-independent sulfate anion transporter isoform X2: protein MVIQNVKFRRRITQAISANCTASIWKTEVTRRITILNWIRSYGREDFVSDFIAGITLGLTIIPQSLAYAPLAGLPSHYGLYAAYIGALLYVIFGTVKEVSIGPTSLMAILSVQYTMDKPIQYMIVLAFLAGIVELLMGVLKLGFLVSFIPIPVTSAFTSATSLIIVGTQLKHLLGIPSNARGFFQTVYSLSGKLTEFSAGDLMLGTGAILFLLSLRQITQIPIRDDTRRGKFLKKLLWYISLARNALIVLISSALAYKWSSSGENVPFKLSGHVEPGIPGFELPIYNVDTGNKTISYFEVVKDLGSGIILVPLVAVLANVSIAKAFTAGKIVDASQEMIALGLCNIVGSCFSSMPTCGAFTRSAVSHSSGVRTPLAGLYSAILVILALSLLTPYFYFIPKTTLAAVLICSVIFMIDFKIVDSLRKSSTIDTLSWFGCFSVSLIAGVELGLLFGILISIVGLLKVYVRPVIQQTSVEQRGFRYIKLAPEMGLFFPAVDFLRTNVIKVATEQQVPVVIDCTAVIGLDHTSVKGLKELARELDQVKQKLILLNLKPELKKLLKAADSAFNFWEDEGCSSAIQSVAENTV, encoded by the exons ATGGTAATCCAAAATGTTAAATTCCGAAGACGCATAACGCAAGCGATTTCGGCAAACTGCACCGCAAGTATTTGGAAAACCGAAGTGACACGGCGGATTACTATATTGAACTGGATCCGGTCCTACGGCAGAGAGGACTTCGTTTCGGACTTTATCGCGGGAATTACTTTAGGGCTTACCATCATACCGCAGAGTTTGGCGTATGCACCCCTGGCAGGATTACCTTCGCACTATGGATTGTATGCTGCTTATATCG GCGCCTTACTGTACGTGATCTTCGGAACGGTGAAGGAAGTCTCTATCGGACCGACCAGTTTGATGGCTATTCTCTCTGTGCAGTACACAATGGACAAACCAATTCAGTACATGATCGTGCTAGCATTCCTTGCCGGTATCGTAGAGCTGCTAATGGGCGTGCTTAAGCTAGGTTTCCTGGTTAGTTTCATTCCAATTCCGGTCACTTCGGCATTTACTTCCGCCACCTCGCTGATCATCGTCGGAACGCAGCTTAAGCATCTGCTCGGGATTCCTTCGAATGCCAGGGGTTTCTTTCAAACCGTATACAGCTTGAGCGGAAAGTTGACTGAATTTAGCGCTGGTGATCTTATGCTTGGAACAGGCGCTATCCTGTTCCTATTGTCGCTTCGACAAATAACACAAATTCCAATTAGGGATGACACTAGACGGGGAAAGTTTCTGAAAAAGTTACTATGGTACATTAGCCTGGCACGAAATGCATTGATTGTACTGATCTCCTCAGCATTAGCGTACAAATGGAGCAGTTCCGGTGAGAATGTTCCGTTCAAGCTTTCCGGGCATGTCGAACCGGGAATTCCAGGTTTCGAGCTACCAATCTACAATGTTGATACAGGCAACAAAACCATATCGTATTTCGAAGTTGTGAAAGATCTCGGAAGTGGTATTATTTTGGTGCCTCTGGTTGCAGTTCTAGCAAATGTATCCATCGCAAAAGCTTTCA CTGCGGGAAAAATTGTGGACGCATCGCAGGAAATGATTGCACTGGGACTCTGCAACATCGTTGGATCGTGTTTCAGCTCGATGCCAACCTGTGGCGCATTCACCCGCTCAGCCGTGAGTCACTCCAGCGGCGTTCGAACACCATTGGCGGGACTCTACTCTGCCATCCTGGTCATTTTGGCGTTGAGCCTACTGACGCCGTATTTTTATTTCATCCCCAAGACAACACTGGCAGCGGTTTTAATATGTTCTGTTATTTTCATG ATCGACTTCAAGATCGTGGACAGCCTGCGGAAATCTTCGACAATTGATACCCTCTCCTGGTTCGGTTGTTTCAGTGTGAGTCTAATTGCAGGCGTCGAGCTAGGATTACTGTTCGGTATTCTGATAAGCATTGTAGGTCTGCTGAAGGTTTATGTGCGCCCCGTTATTCAGCAGACTTCGGTGGAGCAGCGTGGATTCCGGTATATAAAACTTGCTCCCGAAATGGGTCTGTTTTTCCCGGCGGTTGATTTTCTGAGAACGAATGTCATAAAAGTAGCCACAGAACAGCAGGTTCCTGTGGTGATCGATTGCACGGCCGTAATCGGCTTGGATCACACTTCGGTCAAAGGGCTCAAGGAACTGGCACGCGAATTGGATCAGGTAAAGCAGAAACTCATACTGCTTAATCTCAAACCGGAGTTGAAAAAGTTGCTGAAGGCGGCTGACAGTGCGTTCAACTTTTGGGAAGATGAAGGATGTTCAAGTGCAATCCAATCTGTCGCGGAAAATACAGTATGA